One window of the Desulfitibacter alkalitolerans DSM 16504 genome contains the following:
- the dhaS gene encoding dihydroxyacetone kinase transcriptional activator DhaS, translating into MSDSNITKLALANSLKGLMAKNAFNRICVSDIVENCGLTRQAFYYHFKDKYDLMNWIYYTETARLISSYNTVEHWMDGLVDLCNYMRQNKAFYINALNTTGQNSFQEYLHDYIRDISISIIENLQNAEFEEEKWGFITEFISTAFVGMIVRWANKGMKEEPAEYVTKIRSIFDGSIFCELESLSQKVSAENPAESE; encoded by the coding sequence ATGTCGGATTCAAACATTACCAAGCTGGCACTTGCCAATTCCTTAAAGGGACTTATGGCAAAGAATGCCTTCAACAGGATCTGCGTGAGCGATATTGTTGAAAATTGCGGGCTGACAAGGCAAGCATTTTATTATCATTTCAAGGACAAGTATGATCTTATGAACTGGATTTACTATACCGAAACCGCCCGCTTGATAAGCTCCTATAACACGGTAGAGCATTGGATGGACGGTCTGGTGGATTTGTGTAATTATATGCGGCAGAACAAGGCGTTTTATATTAACGCGCTCAATACAACCGGACAAAATTCTTTTCAGGAATATCTACATGATTACATCCGGGATATCTCGATATCAATAATAGAAAACCTTCAAAATGCAGAATTTGAAGAAGAAAAATGGGGATTTATTACCGAATTTATATCTACTGCTTTTGTCGGCATGATTGTACGATGGGCCAACAAGGGTATGAAAGAGGAACCGGCGGAGTACGTAACGAAAATTCGCAGCATTTTTGACGGAAGTATTTTTTGCGAACTTGAAAGCCTGAGCCAAAAGGTATCTGCGGAAAATCCGGCAGAATCGGAATAA
- a CDS encoding PadR family transcriptional regulator — translation MDIHLKKGIIEICILAILFSKDAYECELSMTLQDAFETSEIIIYSLLKKMQKEGFIKSGIKETSNKTMLKFYGITSEGKDQFENLKYEWYELNQAAKQFIDRFIV, via the coding sequence ATGGACATTCATCTAAAAAAAGGCATAATAGAGATTTGCATTTTAGCAATTTTATTTAGTAAGGATGCTTATGAATGTGAACTGAGCATGACACTTCAAGATGCGTTTGAGACATCGGAAATTATAATATATTCTCTGTTAAAAAAAATGCAAAAAGAAGGATTTATTAAAAGTGGTATAAAAGAAACCTCCAACAAAACGATGCTGAAATTTTACGGCATTACATCCGAAGGGAAAGATCAATTTGAGAACCTGAAGTATGAGTGGTATGAATTAAATCAAGCTGCAAAGCAATTTATAGATAGATTTATAGTCTAG
- the dxs gene encoding 1-deoxy-D-xylulose-5-phosphate synthase, with protein MQLKQLAEEIRKLLIGSVSKTGGHLASNLGAVELTIALHFIFDSPKDKIIWDVGHQSYTHKILTGRKERFGTLRTLNGISGFPKASESEHDIFNTGHSSTSISAALGLAKARDIKNENYSVISVIGDGALTGGMAFEALNDAGRSLNNLIVVLNDNNFSIRQNVGGLSKHLAQIRTEPAYFKSKELLEQAFNRIPGIGEPLAEGLNRIKGAIKYMIMHRTLFEELGFKYFGPIDGHDLNELIDIFSKARFIKGPVLIHVRTQKGKGYGPAEEKPHAFHNVSSFEIRSGETLNDKKDSYSAIFGKEMVKLAGEECKLVAITAAMPDGTGLNEFSQKYPKRFFDVGIAEQYAVTFAAGMAKSGLKPVFAVYSSFLQRAYDQILHDVAAQNLHVTFAIDRAGVVGEDGETHQGIYDLSYLSHIPNMSILSPCDYRELKQMLRYAVMEHNGPIAIRYPRGKGKVVLSDIKDPVTWHKGIRICKGTDVTIVTAGNMVETSLQVAATLKNEGISVDLINVRFLKPLDEELIIGSATRIKKVVTIEDHSIIGGLGSNVLQLLNRYELNIEIKMFGFPDHFIGQGTRSELFRIYKLDADSLIHGILRLLRKNKLILKDSVHGVYLGNRSKLK; from the coding sequence ATGCAATTGAAGCAATTGGCGGAAGAAATCAGAAAGCTTCTGATAGGATCAGTATCAAAGACGGGAGGTCATCTGGCTTCAAATTTGGGTGCAGTAGAGCTTACGATTGCACTCCATTTTATTTTTGATTCTCCAAAGGATAAAATTATATGGGATGTTGGACATCAGTCCTATACCCATAAAATTCTTACAGGCAGAAAGGAAAGATTCGGTACACTCAGGACGCTAAATGGCATCTCCGGCTTTCCCAAAGCAAGTGAAAGTGAGCATGATATTTTTAATACCGGGCACAGCAGTACCTCCATATCTGCTGCACTGGGTCTTGCAAAGGCAAGGGATATTAAAAACGAAAACTACTCCGTTATTTCAGTAATCGGAGATGGTGCCCTAACCGGAGGAATGGCTTTTGAAGCATTAAATGATGCCGGAAGGTCATTGAACAACTTGATTGTAGTCCTTAATGATAATAATTTTTCCATAAGACAAAATGTTGGAGGGCTTTCAAAGCATTTGGCGCAAATAAGGACAGAGCCCGCTTATTTCAAGTCAAAAGAGCTATTGGAACAGGCTTTTAACAGAATACCAGGTATTGGTGAGCCTCTTGCCGAAGGCCTGAACAGAATTAAAGGTGCAATCAAATATATGATCATGCACAGGACCTTGTTTGAAGAGCTTGGGTTTAAGTATTTCGGTCCTATAGACGGACATGATTTGAATGAGCTTATCGATATCTTTTCAAAGGCTAGGTTTATAAAAGGGCCTGTGCTGATTCATGTCCGTACCCAAAAAGGGAAGGGCTACGGGCCGGCGGAGGAAAAACCCCATGCTTTCCACAACGTATCCTCTTTTGAAATACGGTCCGGTGAAACATTGAATGATAAAAAAGATAGCTATTCGGCTATTTTCGGGAAAGAAATGGTGAAACTTGCCGGAGAAGAATGCAAACTCGTAGCCATTACCGCTGCGATGCCGGACGGTACGGGACTCAACGAGTTTTCCCAAAAATATCCGAAAAGATTTTTTGATGTGGGCATTGCTGAACAGTATGCCGTAACATTTGCGGCCGGCATGGCAAAAAGCGGACTTAAGCCTGTTTTCGCAGTATATTCATCCTTCCTGCAGCGGGCTTATGATCAAATTCTTCACGATGTTGCAGCGCAGAATTTGCACGTGACATTTGCTATAGACAGGGCTGGCGTTGTAGGTGAGGATGGAGAAACACATCAGGGAATCTACGACTTGTCATACCTCAGTCATATACCTAATATGTCTATTCTTTCTCCATGCGATTACAGAGAGCTTAAACAGATGTTGAGATATGCTGTCATGGAACATAATGGACCTATTGCAATAAGGTATCCCAGAGGAAAAGGCAAGGTTGTATTATCAGATATTAAAGACCCGGTAACCTGGCATAAAGGGATAAGAATTTGTAAGGGTACTGATGTTACCATTGTTACGGCCGGGAATATGGTGGAAACCTCCCTTCAAGTAGCGGCGACACTAAAGAATGAGGGAATTTCCGTTGATTTAATTAACGTTAGATTTCTGAAGCCCCTGGATGAAGAATTGATCATCGGTTCCGCAACGAGAATAAAGAAAGTAGTGACAATTGAGGATCATTCTATAATCGGAGGACTTGGAAGCAATGTTTTGCAGCTGTTAAACAGGTATGAACTTAATATTGAGATTAAAATGTTTGGCTTTCCGGACCACTTTATCGGGCAGGGTACGCGAAGCGAGCTATTCAGGATATATAAGCTTGATGCGGATTCCCTGATTCACGGAATTTTACGACTGCTGAGAAAAAACAAATTAATATTGAAAGACAGTGTACATGGTGTTTATTTGGGCAATAGATCAAAACTCAAATAG
- a CDS encoding YidC/Oxa1 family membrane protein insertase: protein MLDFIAIPMGYVLKFIYDMLAFKNYGIAIILLTVMVKTLLLPLYIKQYHSTSKLSEIQPQMQEIQKRYKNDKEKLNEEMMKLYQENKVNPAGGCLPLLIQMPILFSLYYVISQPLRYMVGKSPETILHLFEKIPIGPDRISNIRDLSIITYFGKHTEELASVSQMLKKEELLNMNFLGINLGAIPTWNYQKLFGDVVGAQNLILLLIPILSAITTYISVKYSMQQTPQTSDNQMQASMQKSMMWVSPVMTAFISFSVPAGLGLYWIVGNIYQIAQQMFMNRFVIKKNVKVEVENKEVKERKNSGGQSIRTHQRAK, encoded by the coding sequence ATGCTTGACTTTATTGCAATTCCCATGGGATATGTGTTGAAATTTATATATGATATGCTTGCGTTTAAAAATTATGGTATTGCAATCATACTGTTGACGGTTATGGTAAAAACACTTTTACTACCACTTTATATAAAGCAGTATCATTCAACATCAAAGCTTAGCGAAATTCAGCCTCAAATGCAGGAAATACAAAAGAGATATAAAAACGATAAGGAAAAGCTGAATGAAGAAATGATGAAACTTTACCAGGAAAATAAAGTAAACCCTGCTGGCGGCTGTTTGCCGCTGCTGATTCAGATGCCTATTCTTTTTTCATTATATTATGTAATCTCACAGCCTTTGAGGTATATGGTTGGAAAGTCACCGGAAACTATTTTGCACTTATTCGAAAAAATACCGATAGGTCCCGATAGAATATCAAATATACGTGACTTGAGCATTATCACTTACTTCGGGAAGCATACGGAGGAATTGGCAAGTGTTAGTCAAATGCTAAAAAAAGAAGAATTGCTTAATATGAATTTTCTTGGTATTAACCTTGGGGCAATTCCTACATGGAATTATCAAAAGCTTTTTGGAGATGTTGTAGGTGCACAAAATCTAATTTTGCTTCTAATTCCAATATTATCAGCAATTACGACCTATATCTCTGTTAAATATTCTATGCAGCAAACACCTCAGACAAGTGATAACCAAATGCAAGCATCCATGCAAAAAAGCATGATGTGGGTGTCTCCTGTCATGACCGCATTTATTTCTTTCAGCGTACCTGCCGGTCTGGGCCTTTACTGGATTGTGGGAAATATTTATCAGATAGCCCAGCAAATGTTTATGAACAGGTTTGTTATAAAAAAGAATGTGAAGGTGGAAGTGGAAAATAAAGAGGTGAAGGAAAGGAAAAACTCCGGTGGACAATCTATTAGGACGCATCAACGTGCCAAGTGA
- a CDS encoding HD family phosphohydrolase has translation MIELIKSKLNLRADSSHEEEYKECISDLIQHEMVDSMKNFIQHGDINCLEHSLFVSYISYLVCRQLGFDYRSAARGGLLHDFFLYDWHTGKPYKGLHGFIHPHIALQNANKYFNLNDREKDIIQKHMWPLTIRLPRYREAFVVLLADKYCASMEIVKFGSGKNVHRLKEILEI, from the coding sequence ATGATAGAATTGATAAAATCAAAGTTGAACTTAAGAGCAGATTCCTCCCATGAGGAAGAATATAAAGAATGTATTAGTGATCTGATTCAACATGAGATGGTAGATTCAATGAAAAATTTTATACAGCATGGTGATATAAACTGCCTTGAGCACAGCCTATTTGTGTCATACATCAGCTATCTGGTATGCAGGCAGCTGGGATTTGACTACCGTTCAGCAGCCAGAGGTGGGCTACTGCATGACTTTTTCCTGTATGACTGGCATACAGGAAAGCCGTATAAAGGACTGCATGGATTTATTCATCCTCATATTGCATTACAAAATGCAAACAAATATTTCAATTTGAATGACAGAGAAAAGGACATCATACAGAAGCATATGTGGCCTTTAACCATAAGATTGCCAAGGTACAGGGAAGCTTTCGTTGTGCTGCTGGCAGATAAATATTGTGCATCTATGGAGATTGTCAAATTTGGCAGCGGGAAAAATGTTCATAGATTAAAAGAGATATTAGAAATATGA
- a CDS encoding putative ABC transporter permease, whose protein sequence is METIFASINERKLINRGFLTGFFCPIYGFGAILIVQSSKWVTVVFEDYSTSLFISILFSILLVTALEYITGFALEKVFICKWWDYSNNVMNLKGYICLQYSLLWGILAFFLVQVAHPALSELVFSVPVSTKGYIATLIILYFLTDTAKSVLDALDLREVIINYSNLPVNKYYEKIIKYKRFFLAFPRLLILNAGILNRDIRSILNDRIDKIKVELKSRFLP, encoded by the coding sequence ATGGAAACAATATTTGCAAGCATAAACGAAAGAAAGCTAATCAATAGAGGGTTTTTAACCGGTTTCTTTTGCCCGATCTATGGATTTGGCGCTATACTGATTGTTCAATCTTCAAAGTGGGTTACCGTTGTTTTTGAAGATTATTCGACATCATTATTCATAAGCATATTGTTTTCGATTCTTTTGGTTACTGCATTGGAGTATATCACAGGATTTGCTTTAGAGAAAGTTTTTATCTGCAAATGGTGGGATTACAGCAATAATGTTATGAATCTTAAGGGATATATATGTTTGCAATATTCACTTCTCTGGGGTATACTGGCATTTTTTTTGGTACAGGTGGCACATCCTGCTCTTTCAGAACTGGTTTTTTCCGTACCTGTGTCAACGAAGGGCTATATTGCAACGCTTATAATCCTGTACTTCCTGACGGATACCGCGAAGTCTGTACTTGATGCCCTGGATTTAAGAGAAGTGATTATTAATTATTCGAATTTACCGGTCAATAAATATTATGAAAAGATCATTAAATATAAAAGGTTTTTCCTTGCATTCCCCCGGCTGTTAATTTTAAATGCAGGTATTTTAAACCGTGATATAAGGAGCATTTTGAATGATAGAATTGATAAAATCAAAGTTGAACTTAAGAGCAGATTCCTCCCATGA
- the ubiB gene encoding 2-polyprenylphenol 6-hydroxylase gives MVVISRYRHIKRYRQIILVFARHGFGTLIDQLGIFDYLNIKIKKRFGKDKDENSNEKLSIGERLRLSLEELGPTFVKLGQIISTRPDILPPDVIAELEKLQDAVSPFPFEDVKSLIESEFDDKLQNIFKEFNEIPLAAASMAQVHLARLNSGRKVVVKVQRPGIERNIYLDLKVLADLASFIDNHTKFGKLYDFTKMVQEFESTLKNELDFRFEGENAETFKENFSKDKGVKVPDISWIHTTRRVLTMEYIEGIRLNDFPALDKAGLDRRVIARNLAVSIFNQILRDGFFHGDPHPGNIMVMPGNAIVFLDLGMVGKLNEERKAQFLKMLMGIAFKNSRLIIQAIVGLDAMTHHINIKKLEKEIDIMRDKYLSVPLNEIKVGEVFNEIFNLAFSYNIVIPGEFTMLAKSLVTLEGLVEKLDPELNVLEISEPIARKLMFKTFSPEKIGKEVFGGVLDYGSLLREFPSFLLNFLRKMEDDEFTMQFKMKGIERIEKRIDRIFTRLSFSIILLAVSIIIAGIVVGSGMSAHTGAEIYVLNITVLKVGLVIAGIMIVGLILSVLRSNRF, from the coding sequence TTGGTTGTTATTAGCCGCTACAGACATATTAAGAGGTACAGGCAGATTATCCTGGTATTTGCCAGGCATGGCTTTGGTACGCTTATCGATCAACTGGGGATCTTTGACTACCTCAATATAAAAATTAAGAAAAGATTCGGGAAGGACAAAGATGAGAATAGTAATGAAAAGCTTTCAATCGGCGAACGTTTGAGGCTTTCGCTGGAGGAACTCGGCCCGACATTTGTAAAGCTTGGTCAGATAATAAGTACAAGGCCAGACATTCTTCCTCCTGACGTAATTGCAGAACTCGAAAAGCTGCAGGATGCCGTCTCTCCTTTTCCCTTTGAGGATGTAAAGTCCCTGATAGAAAGTGAATTTGACGACAAGCTTCAAAATATCTTTAAGGAATTTAACGAGATACCCCTGGCAGCTGCATCCATGGCCCAGGTGCATCTTGCCCGGCTGAACTCAGGCAGAAAAGTGGTAGTAAAGGTGCAAAGGCCGGGGATTGAACGGAATATATACCTGGACTTAAAGGTACTGGCAGACCTTGCATCCTTTATCGATAACCACACCAAATTCGGAAAGCTTTACGACTTTACCAAAATGGTACAGGAGTTTGAAAGCACACTAAAAAATGAACTGGATTTCAGGTTCGAGGGGGAAAATGCTGAAACATTCAAGGAAAACTTCTCTAAAGACAAAGGTGTTAAAGTGCCTGATATTAGCTGGATTCATACGACAAGGCGTGTACTCACGATGGAGTATATAGAGGGAATACGCCTTAACGATTTTCCTGCACTGGATAAGGCCGGGCTGGATCGAAGAGTAATTGCCAGAAATCTTGCGGTATCAATATTCAACCAGATTTTAAGGGATGGTTTTTTCCATGGAGATCCACACCCGGGCAATATTATGGTCATGCCCGGTAATGCGATTGTTTTCCTGGATTTGGGGATGGTAGGCAAGCTAAATGAAGAGCGCAAAGCCCAGTTTTTAAAAATGCTGATGGGAATAGCTTTTAAGAACAGCAGGTTGATTATACAGGCTATTGTTGGACTGGATGCCATGACACACCATATAAATATCAAAAAACTTGAAAAAGAAATTGATATTATGCGGGATAAATACCTGTCGGTACCTTTGAATGAAATAAAGGTAGGTGAAGTGTTCAACGAGATTTTCAATCTCGCATTTTCTTATAATATAGTGATTCCCGGCGAGTTTACGATGCTTGCAAAATCCCTTGTTACACTAGAAGGGTTGGTTGAAAAGCTTGATCCGGAGTTGAATGTCCTGGAAATTTCAGAACCTATTGCAAGGAAACTTATGTTCAAGACATTTTCCCCTGAAAAAATTGGCAAGGAAGTTTTTGGCGGAGTATTGGATTACGGAAGCTTATTAAGAGAATTCCCCTCCTTTTTGCTCAATTTTTTAAGGAAAATGGAAGATGACGAATTCACCATGCAGTTTAAAATGAAAGGTATTGAACGCATTGAAAAACGAATAGACAGGATTTTTACCAGACTATCCTTCAGTATCATACTGCTGGCTGTCAGTATAATAATTGCAGGAATTGTTGTAGGTTCAGGGATGAGTGCCCATACCGGTGCAGAAATATATGTTCTTAATATAACTGTCTTAAAGGTAGGCTTGGTTATAGCCGGCATAATGATTGTCGGTCTGATCCTTTCAGTGCTCAGGTCAAACCGCTTTTAA
- a CDS encoding 3-oxoacyl-ACP synthase III family protein yields MRSVGILGYGYYLPDLVLTNHELAGRFGKTENWIEERTGIKERRITEFNVATSDLAVKAALSALDRASLSPGDIDLIIVATTTPDMIFPSTACLIQHGIGACNAAAFDVSAACTGFMYGLDIAVNYVSSGQYNNILLVGADTYSRITNYDDLTTSILFGDGAGAVIVGEVPEGFGTLGSIMGADGSGADLLKIPAGGSRLPLTHDLLDGRLNTIAMNGREVFQFAVRIFEKMIKQVVDKTGVGLEDISLIIPHQANKRILLSVSERLKMPPEKMYCNIEYYGNMSSASIPVALSEACNNGKVKKGDILLLTGFGAGLTWGASLMKWYD; encoded by the coding sequence GTGAGAAGCGTAGGAATTTTAGGATATGGATATTACCTGCCCGATTTGGTCTTAACCAACCACGAACTGGCCGGGCGTTTCGGGAAAACCGAAAACTGGATAGAAGAAAGGACGGGGATAAAAGAAAGAAGGATAACCGAATTCAACGTAGCTACATCGGACCTGGCTGTAAAAGCTGCGTTATCAGCGCTTGATAGAGCAAGCCTATCGCCGGGAGATATTGATTTGATTATCGTTGCTACCACAACACCCGATATGATATTCCCTTCAACTGCGTGTCTGATTCAACATGGGATAGGTGCATGCAACGCAGCAGCATTCGATGTTTCCGCAGCGTGTACCGGGTTTATGTATGGGCTGGACATTGCCGTAAATTATGTATCATCGGGGCAGTATAACAATATACTCTTGGTTGGGGCTGACACCTATTCAAGAATTACTAACTATGATGACCTTACCACGAGCATTCTATTCGGTGATGGAGCAGGTGCGGTTATCGTAGGGGAAGTACCGGAGGGTTTTGGCACCCTGGGAAGCATAATGGGTGCGGACGGTTCAGGGGCGGATTTGCTAAAGATACCGGCAGGAGGTTCAAGACTGCCTCTGACTCATGACCTTTTAGACGGCAGGTTGAATACAATCGCCATGAACGGTAGAGAAGTTTTCCAGTTTGCAGTAAGGATTTTTGAAAAGATGATAAAACAGGTTGTTGATAAAACAGGGGTGGGACTGGAGGATATAAGCTTAATAATACCCCACCAGGCAAATAAACGGATACTGCTCTCCGTTTCGGAAAGACTGAAAATGCCCCCGGAAAAGATGTATTGCAACATCGAATATTACGGCAATATGTCTTCGGCTTCCATACCTGTCGCTTTGTCCGAGGCATGTAACAATGGCAAAGTTAAAAAAGGCGACATATTGCTGTTAACCGGATTTGGAGCAGGCTTAACCTGGGGAGCCAGCCTGATGAAATGGTATGACTGA
- a CDS encoding transposase, protein MRKRKNLKKNQLFHKAIEMYPIILILIQFLKDVYNVFDSRDVGALDMLIHTYSESDVDALAQYVKGLSDDYEAVKNSLIYGEISNGPMEGVNSRIKAIHRRSSGRAGIFLLNAYMVLPG, encoded by the coding sequence CTGAGGAAAAGGAAAAACCTAAAAAAAAACCAACTCTTCCATAAAGCAATAGAGATGTACCCGATAATCCTGATTCTCATCCAATTCCTTAAAGACGTGTATAACGTATTCGACTCCCGTGATGTCGGTGCGCTTGATATGCTGATTCATACATACAGTGAAAGCGATGTCGACGCTTTGGCGCAATATGTGAAGGGACTGTCCGATGATTATGAAGCTGTAAAAAACAGCTTAATTTATGGCGAGATAAGCAATGGCCCCATGGAAGGAGTCAACAGCAGGATCAAAGCAATCCACCGAAGAAGTTCGGGCAGAGCAGGCATTTTCTTGCTCAATGCGTACATGGTTTTGCCAGGCTAA
- a CDS encoding phasin family protein gives MSNLLEKSFNMGLGLFAYSREKIENMVDELVNKGEVARKDAQGFVSDLVKKGEEQREELKKIIRDEIKDGSCS, from the coding sequence ATGTCAAATCTGTTAGAAAAGTCATTCAATATGGGGTTAGGGCTCTTTGCATACTCAAGAGAAAAAATTGAGAATATGGTGGATGAGCTTGTTAACAAAGGCGAAGTTGCCAGAAAAGATGCACAGGGGTTTGTCAGCGACCTTGTAAAAAAAGGTGAGGAACAGCGGGAAGAATTAAAGAAAATAATCAGGGATGAAATCAAAGATGGCTCTTGCTCATAA